The segment tgtaggagaggggtttaaacttaaaaccccccttggcttggctacgctcaaataattttagtgtgtaatttgctttttttttatattgaaaaggtatttttaagCATCAAGCCCCTCTAAAGgggggttttaactcaaaaccccttttggcaacgctcatagcattttgagtgtaaaatttgctttgtttttaatatttggctacgattttagagtgtgtaatttgcttttttttatatattgaaaatgtaatttttagcttcaaaaaccaatggaggggggtttaaattcaaaaaccCTTTgtctacactcatagaattttgagtgtataagttgctttgtttttaatattaaagaggtatttttcaccttcaaaccccgcttttttatattgaatagagCGTTTATCggaaattttggagggggtttgaaaatcaaaatcttccttcttaactatgctcttggaatttggggattgtcgtttgcacttttttttggtttaattttatagaatatatatatatatatatatataactgctaaaacccctggtagggggtattaaactcaaaccccactagtagagggttttaaactcaaaaccccctgataggggttttaaactcaaaatcccctagtaaggggttttaaactcaaaatcccctagtaaggggttttaaactcaaaaacccttggctgtgctggggccactggcggatccagaactttggagtggggggagcgatttttttccaaaccctaaccctaacgcccagtaaaccctaaccctatgcataaacgtgcgtacgatatatgagaataaaataagactgtttctcaatcttcggcgaaaaaaacagaaaaaaaaacagtctttctcttgcaagcttgggggtctgggagagcgctgtaagcttcttcagtggggttcggggcgaagccccgacgccgaaaagcgttttcttacatttttctctgcagaaacgcattcttctgacatctacagctcattatttaacagtggggttcggggcgaagccccgacgccaaaagcgttttcttgcatttttcacggctgaaacgcattctcctgacatctacagctcattacttattagtggtgttcggggcgaagccccgacgccaaaagcgttttcttgcatttttcactgcagaaacgcattcttctgacatcttgcatttttcactgcagaaacgcattcttctgacatctacagctcattatttaacagtggggttcggggtgaagccccgacgccaaaagcgttttcttgcatttttcacggctgaaacgcattcttctgacatctacagctcattttttaacagtggggttcggggcgaagccccgacgccaaaagcgttttcttgcatttttcacggctgaaacgcattctcctgacatctacagctcattacttattagtggtgttcggggcgaagccccgacgccaaaagcgttttcttgcatttttcactgcagaaacgcattcttctgacatctacagctcattatttaacagtggggttcggggcgaagccccgacgccaaaagcgttttcttgcatttctcactgcagaaacgcattctcctaacatctacagcttattattcatcagtgaggttcgtggtgaagcctcgacgctaaaagcgttttctgacattcttcactgcagtaacgcattcttgtgccctacagctcattattcattcattcatttgaataatgagaaaaatattctaatatgaatttatagtcccttaatacattgcaaataaaaccgatgtgttctttgaaaagattagataccccacatatttagattaaggttttgaggatcgccgccgaaaaaaataattcgattaataatattcaataaaattctagcatacattgtgagttatagtcctaaatttatttaactagaaaaatatgagatagagtaaaggttggaaaaagtcgactaggaaaagattatctggcttttgaactcatctcaaccgtgactgttatattgaaaaatttcgtttgaattataacttttccaaagcaaagtctttcttaaaatagttatgataaattcatgtcaaattacacaaactctgtctggaaagggcaagggcggtaaaatgaaaacgattaattctcgctcctttttataatttctgctattgattgcattttgcattaaggaataggggttgggcgactcgatataagaatttactttatagcatatataaattatattagtgacagatttttttaattttgtaatttcttactataatacaaaaagaaaaagtattgatttgtccgatggtgggaaggggattgcatgtatcgcacttccacctgtttatattatatagatattcgactaattttgttaacatactatgatttctccataaaagtaggaccgcccccccgccccccactcaaagggtttagatgaaaagggcggtggaggtattcgcttccccttccaatcggccaacaggtgaacgaaattatataaagaccggttaaaataccaataacaagttttaatcatatagatatttaattgattctgttagcaagctgtgatttctacaaataaataggaccgccccccccactcgaaagtttatggtgggggggggcggattgatgctatcaccccctcccgaccctaccaaatcggccaaaatactagaaaggggggggcgaaataatctaaaaataggttgaaatataaataattagtatatattattaacataagtaataaattcgcatacaaattgtgtgaattctatactataattcgtcgcccccccccttcggggggggggcggccgagtggggggggggcgatcgcccctaccgcccccccctggatccgccgcaagtgatggtttagtattaaaatctcacctaaaataaacaaaatcaaagcaaaaaatcagtcactaaattccgatcttcccctccctggctacgcccatgatatttatatatatatatatttttgataaatattaacattaatcGTCCAATCTCTAGACGTAGTTTAACCACCTTTTTATTCAAATGgcgtcaaatttgttttataattgcgtttaaaaaagacaacagcCAGAAGTTATTTACAACTCAAAtatattggcttattatcatgttctgcCAAAacagtaatttttttataaattctacCCCCCCCTTTTCCGAAATTAAACCGCCCCTCACTCTAATGATTAGGGAAAGTGGGGGGTGGTAGATACGATAGACCCACCCCAGCCCACCCCCTATCAGGTGGGTGACATGGTATAAATtggacaaaatataaataattagtatacatttatcttatagattacagacgttacttaaaaaaaaacccaacaacaatgacgtcctacacatttcatgtgtccatctagtcgtgcatgttaatcgATGACTTTAACTCTACAAAGATAAgtcaattattttatatttgacttGTGTGAATTATCTTCAGAAATTTGTCAACCTTACCCCCTCCCAAATCCGCCAGTGCCCCGACCATACATTTTtaagccctccccccccccaaccagaAAAATCCCCAACTTAAGCCAGATTAGTCTACACATTCATACTGACCACCATTCTTTATAAGCAACCACACAGttcatttgaataaaaaaagaagttaataATTTTTGGACAAACTGTTTctcttttgtaaaataaaaatgcttttttttttacatttattaaaaataaaatattaaattaaccttaacaaaaaatatttaaaaaaataattttcgtcaatctaaaatattataCTTTATAGACTAGCtcattacatttatttgtatttatttcaccCTCCTGATTTTCATTTCAGTGGAATTAAGCGAGTGCCAGTTGGAAGATATGCTAAACCAGGTGACTCTAGTGCCTAATGTCGGGGAGTCAAATTGACCGTTCAGGTGCACATTGTGACAATCTGCATACCACCACCCTGATCCATAGATCTGCGCACAGAAGCGTTTTTCGTCAGAGTCATTGTCTCTGTCTGGAGTGCTGAACATCATATTGTTGTGAGCCGAAAAGTCGTCGGAAACATTTCCGCTGTATGTGCCAAAGCtcattttataattgtttttttcactgTCGACTTTGAAGTTATTGTATGTACCGTAATACGCATTTCCTAGGAAAGTTAGATCTATTCTCAGCTGGAAttcaccctaaaaaaaaaagaagagagctgttttaaaatataaattgggaTGAACTTTAAGACTTTCAGTATATTTTCGCCTACCAACGAAcgaaaatcaatgttttataaaGCAGAGGTTTTTTACGATACTTTTGACTGACTGTGAGATCTAGTTGCTCTATAGAGGACATGTATACCTTCTCGAAAGCTTCCATCAAAGGTGAAAATTGCTCCATATTAGGCATACGCTGGCAAGATTATCTTACAGATAGCCTTGTTCTGCTTGAGGCCAATATAGCAGCATTACTTAACATTCCACAACTGCGTTAGTCAGATACTCATCAAAcatgacaaaaaatctaaaaccgcttgcataaatgtgttaaaatatgtcaaatagtcatctcccttactaaatagcctcctgtgtttgttactattaatagtaaatagttgtaaaaaaaggtaaatttttatgaaaaaaaaaaactgcttgcatagttgatttaaaaaaaaaaatttttcgcattcagaaaaaaaaaagtagcctttgcatcaaaactttgaatggtctaaaatattatcatgtcggatttttactatcttttctagtttacgagatctaaacagacggacggacgaacggacagacataccacataaaactaatagaatCCATTCCCCATTCCAGGGTGGCTAAAAATgtttcacttaaaaaaaataaaaattaacaaatatgCACAAGCCAACATaggtgaaacacaaacacacatatacatgcaataaataatatatcaCACATATCAATAAGCGTAATGTGAAATATGGAACTAGAGATGGCTGTCTGATATTGTGGTATTGTCTCGTAATATGTGGTTTCGAaagtccctggttcaaacccttcccgccGAAATCCCCCGCCATCTTGTGTGAGGTTTGTTTGGATGTTAtaatctttaatataaaaagtagGAAAACTAAGATTTCTACCTGGGACCATGATATTAATATGCTTCCCCCAGCACCATTAGCTAGACGTGAGATGTGGACAAGAGGACATTCATCAGTTTTCTCTCCTTTTGGTTTGTTGAAGGTCCTAGTATTTAAATCAATCattttcgtttgtttttttacttaaaattgcatcaatgtttttttctttcataattttctttgatttagccTCTAAACGTCAAAATTGTCATTGCACTCATTGTAagacagctcagcactttaagggttaaaaccCACACTCACGTTAGAATGTaatttaccaaaaaaacaaaaacaaaattaaacagcAAAGTAACGTATACAAAATAAGTCTTGTTCCAT is part of the Biomphalaria glabrata chromosome 10, xgBioGlab47.1, whole genome shotgun sequence genome and harbors:
- the LOC106079210 gene encoding techylectin-5B-like; amino-acid sequence: MKIKVDAMVYVLLFFGIFILGTPAAASCPSEERFCTKKMDITTKSDFVMSYNPILCDAKTGEYRWIVIQSRFLKDTNFNRNWTDYKNGFGTPCKTDFWIGNEMIYQITSMGEFQLRIDLTFLGNAYYGTYNNFKVDSEKNNYKMSFGTYSGNVSDDFSAHNNMMFSTPDRDNDSDEKRFCAQIYGSGWWYADCHNVHLNGQFDSPTLGTRVTWFSISSNWHSLNSTEMKIRRVK